The Motacilla alba alba isolate MOTALB_02 chromosome 29, Motacilla_alba_V1.0_pri, whole genome shotgun sequence nucleotide sequence TCCGGAATAGTGAAAGCCAAAGAATTAATGTCACAAATAAGAACTTCCAGCATAATTCTAGAAAAAATGATCACAGGTAGCACAGAACAAACACCTGTGAGCAAACAGAACTATGTCACAGGTCCTGCATGAAACCTGATCTGCTTCACTGGTGTTTCAGGGAAGGTCGTCGTGAAATGCTGCACATTCCCAGAACACCcagaattctgtgattttgtgcaTGTAACTGGGAAATATTTTGAGTCCTTGCGTACAAATCCAGACCTTAAGCTCAGTGAATTTACTGGTGTTTCAGATACAGGAATGATCCATTATGACACAACTTCCACAGCGTTTGTTTTTCTACAGTTgactttcttcttttatttttcctttgagttACTTTTCCGCACCCAAAATTGTGAAATTATCCCCACAAAGTGCAAGTCCACAAAACATCCCATCACACACAGCCCTATGAGACACAAAACCCCAAACGACACACTGCAAACAAATCACAAAGAGTTCTTCAAAAATGTTCCTAAACTATAATTAGCACTAAGTTAGGGGAGCACTTCAAACCGTAATGTATTCGAAGGCAACTTGCAAACAGAGCACTTTTagattcctttttatttcctcagtaGTTACTATTTGCTGGGCTGGTTTGCATTTTGAGGAGCATTTATTGCTGCCAGGCAAACCAAACCCTTAAGTACTTAAATTACCGTCCTGATCCTATCAAGGCCAGCTTCCCAAAATATATATAAGGGACAGCATCCCCGCGTCTCTCCAGTGGGATCCCTGTTCCTATCCTGCACCAGAGCAGCCCCATAACTTTGCTATTCCACCTTCAAATAAGCCACAATGAGCAGGCAGGCACCAACGGTGAGATCTGTCCTGGGACGAAGAGGCTTCAGTTCAGCCTCGGAGATCTGCGGTCGCAGCTACGCCGCGTCCGCCAGCCAGCCGGTGCGGTGCGGCGCCTACAGCAGCAGGAGCGTTTGCAACCTGGGCGGCAGCAGGAGGATCTCCTATGTCAACGGGGGCTGCGGCACCAGCTGCTTTGGGGAGATGGGGTTCGGAGGCATGGGCTATGGGAACgctggaggaggaaggattGGCCTGTGCGGCCCCCGGGGATACAGCATCGTGCGCGGGTACCCCGAGCGCAAGACCGACGGCATCCAAGGGATCTGCATCGACGAGCGGCTGCTGAAGCCCCTCTGTGTCGGGGTGGACCCGCTGGAACATGAGATACGCTgccaggagaaggagcagatcAAGACCCTCAACACGCAGTTTGCCTGTTTCATCGACAAGGTGAGTCCAGACCTGCTCCAGAATTGCTCTCCCTCGAGGAAAACAAAGCCTGACCAAGCCCCTCCCAAACCCACCTTGTGCCACAAGTCCATCGACCTCCTCCAAAGCCCCAGTCCAGCTCTGCCATGAATCGCTGAGCTGGGTCCACGCAGGGGTCCAGCTTTCCACAGAGAATTTTAAGAATTCTAGGAATTTTTAATaactaataataattttaagagCATGTTGATCCAGACTGAGATCTTTTTAAAGGAGCTCATTTCAGCCCTGTCCTTGCTCTGGCATTCCATGGCCTTTGAATCATGGCCATGGTTGCACTGGACTTTCTTGCAGGTGTTTCCTTTTGGACAATCTCAGTTCAAACTGGACTTCTTGCTGAAGCTCAGGTGGAAGTCACAGCCCTGACAGGTTCATCTTTCTGTCCTGTgttaaataattcaaataattcCCTCCTCTCTTTGACTTTAAATATAGTGACAGTTCCAAAAACTTTCCCAAAGGCAAAGGTGGTTAATCTTGATCCAGACATGTGAAGGTTAGAGATGAAATCTGATCTGTCAGCCAAGGATCCCTTTATagaaaaaacagagacaaaGTAGAGACAAAGCAGTTTCACTGTCTGGGGACTCAATTTTATCCTAATATACATCAGAGGCACCACCTGGAGTTTTGTTCCTAATACTTGTTAAGAAATGCAGATTTAGATACCAGGCTCCTGGATTTCTAAATAATGTAGACATGGGACTTTTTGATTTCTAAATAATGTAGACATGACATTTAGATTTCTAAATAATTTACATGTCTGAATTCTagattttgaaataattcagaCTCGTGGCATAAAGACCTCTTAATAAGGGCAGATAATTTTCAGATGATGGTGCCGTATCATCTCTCACTTCCTGAAAATCCCAATCCTGCCCCTGTGGTTAAGAGCAGAGAGTTAAACAGGCGTCGAGTCCTTGCCTTCACCTCTTTACTTGAAGAATTGCTATCTTTTGCATTCAGGTTCGATTCCTGGAACAGCAGAACAAAGTGCTGGAGACCAAGTGGGGCCTCCTACAGCAATATGTGCtgccaaaaaaagggaaaaacctgGAACTGTACTTCGAGAATTACATCTGCGACCTGCGGAAGCGCCTGGACTGTTTGctgtgtgaaaagcagaaattgggCAGTGAAGAATGTGCCACAAGCCAGCTGGTGGAGGAGTTCAAGTGCAAGTAAGGACCTTCTGAGCTCCTCTAGCTGGTGCCGTTTTGCTTTTCTGGTTCATCTTGGGCAACTTCTCCTAGACTTGTGGCATGTCCCCTCTGGGGAGTGCCACATTCTTCTGTCTCACTGGCAAGCTCTTTGCATTGGTAATGTTGTTGCTCATGAAGAAGCTTCTGATCTTGAGATGGTTTAATGTTGGTCTCCAGACACTGATCTGGCAGTGCCTGGTGGCAGTCCCAGCAAGAGAGAGTTGTCATTTTTACCTGGTGGTTATTGTCATTTATACCTGAAGTTATTATAATTTATACCTGGTGGTTGATGTCTGAGTGTCTGAGCATTTTTCGTTCCCCagcccttttttcctctttttccaacAGGTATGAAGAGGAAATCAACAGGCGCACAACCGTGGAGAATGAATTTGTGGCACTCAAAAAGGTGAGAAGCTCAAACAACATGCATAGTTTTACCTGTAgtaggtttttttggggtgaaacTTGGCTGAAATAGTTAATtattaacaaaaaacccacaaaagtgTTATGATGAGTTGGAGGGAGACTTAGAAAGAGGCACAGGGTTGGGAAAAGAGGCAAGTAGAAAGTAAAAATGTCTCCTCAAAGTTTACATCATCAGCACTACAGCACCAGTTTTGTTGCCTCAAAAACATTCCTGAAGTGTGGGAGGGGGACAGAGAAGGACAGGTCACACCAAAACAccaggttttttccctctgtctctcCACATCCTTTATTCTTGGAcatcagaaaagcaggaatcatttgaagaatattaaaaaattgtgtttaaatACTCATTAGTCAGTTGTGGGTTTGTAGCTGCGTCCTAAGCGATAAATCAACTAATTCCTGTAAGTCATGTTGGAATGGTTTCGTTTTCCTTCAGGAGGCACCAGGATATCCTGACTCACCCTCTCACaccttttttctcttgaaatctTGTTGAGACACATTTCTGTCTTGTTGGTGTTGCCTCTGTGTGTTTCTCCAACATTTACAGCTAGGTTTGGGCTGGAATGTGTGTGTCTCTCTTGCAGGATGCAGACTGCATCTTCTTAAacaaggaagagctggaggtgAAAGTGGATCTGTtaaggaggcagctggagctgctgaaatgtGTGTTTGAGGAGGTGAGTTCCTCTGGAACATCCTGGGACTTTGGTGGTCCTGTCTTATCCTTCAGGTGTTCCAAATTTCTACGACTTGAAACTCCTCTGGGATGCGTCTCATACAGAGCCCTGAATAACTAAAAGCATGGAAGTACAAGGTTGATACAAAATTAACATGATTATGCTGGAGATAGGGTGGTTCCCCCTTCCTTCATGCAGCTCCAGGTAGGAATTGTCTGTGTCCTAACTCTACCCTGGAGAAAAGATGAGTCCGTCTCGTTCCTCCGGATTGCAGCTGCCTGATTAGAGCTGAAGCAACTCCCAGCTCAGTCCTGTCATTAAATCActcaggcagcaggagatgagaGGATACCAAGGGTTAAGTCACTCCAATTCCTTGCCCTTGATGTGGACAGAATTGCTGCAGGTCAGCACGTAGGTCAGCAGTCACAGGAGGCAACTCATCCTGCCACAGGATTTTCTGCTGAGCCATCCCGAGGGACATTTCTTGACTTGTTCTATCCCTCAGCCACTCTGtgtcccagcccttccctccttGCAGAGCCTGAGAGGTGAGAAGAGCTGACAAagcccttcccaccccacaGGAAAGGGCCCAGGTCGACCGCCAGCTCTGCGACACCTCGGTCATTGTCAAGATGGACAACAACCGGGACCTGGACATGGAAAGCATCATCAAGAACGTCGAGTGCTGGTACCAGGAGATCGCCCAGAAGAGCAAAGAAGAAGTCGATGCTTTCTACCAGACCAGGGTGAGCAAGAGGCCATCTGGGTCTGTGCCTGGCAATGTCACAGGCCA carries:
- the LOC119712724 gene encoding keratin, type II cytoskeletal 4-like yields the protein MSRQAPTVRSVLGRRGFSSASEICGRSYAASASQPVRCGAYSSRSVCNLGGSRRISYVNGGCGTSCFGEMGFGGMGYGNAGGGRIGLCGPRGYSIVRGYPERKTDGIQGICIDERLLKPLCVGVDPLEHEIRCQEKEQIKTLNTQFACFIDKVRFLEQQNKVLETKWGLLQQYVLPKKGKNLELYFENYICDLRKRLDCLLCEKQKLGSEECATSQLVEEFKCKYEEEINRRTTVENEFVALKKDADCIFLNKEELEVKVDLLRRQLELLKCVFEEERAQVDRQLCDTSVIVKMDNNRDLDMESIIKNVECWYQEIAQKSKEEVDAFYQTRFQELQDKRGKYCHDLQSNKCEISELTRMIQKLQCELESVKKQVSCLQTSICDVEQRGDCALKDAREKHVELQNALQKAKDELACMLRDYQELLNVKLALDIEIATYKTLLEGEESRICVGNPVSVSVVSSGYNIPEDCGMMANGAVCGYGSLGRRAGRHSSQTGGFSSRSTGIHPKRVLSSVAKQCIPEVFCQAGGVSCKAGGFSSRSGGYPARTVVSAGSAGLNARMGPCQAGQVLSFGNQGCVIRQLAGPPVVVSSSPEVVGCNNGVVGNFGVVRDPCVVP